From the Purpureocillium takamizusanense chromosome 6, complete sequence genome, one window contains:
- the CHT2_2 gene encoding Chitinase (EggNog:ENOG503NVBP~SECRETED:SignalP(1-21~SECRETED:cutsite=ALA-GF~SECRETED:prob=0.8857)~CAZy:GH18~COG:G), with protein MPFRSFASVASLLATLPLALAGFDPGSSKNIAVYWGQNSYGQKDSQQNLAVYCENSDVNIIPLAFMNGITPPITNFASAGDKCDKFPDNPNLLKCPEIEADIKTCQSKYGKTLVLSLGGATYSQGGWGSTGDAESAAESLWAMFGPVQSGSNVNRPFGSAVVDGFDFDFESSTNNLPAFGAKLRSLMDGAGGKKFYLTAAPQCVFPDAAVGSTLDAVAFDFIMIQFYNNWCGVSNFQVGSETQNAFNFDVWDKWAKGSKNPNVKALLGIPANTGAGGGYTNGEKLKAAIQYCKKYSSFGGVMMWDMSQLWANNGFLGEVAGDLA; from the exons ATGCCGTTTCGCTCCTTTGCTTCTGTCGCGAGCTTGCTCGCTACCCTGCCCTTGGCCCTGGCTGGCTTCGACCCCGGGTCGTCCAAGAACATTGCGGTCTATTGGG GGCAGAATTCGTACGGCCAGAAGGACAGCCAGCAGAACCTTGCCGTTTACTGTGAAA ACTCGGATGTCAAT ATCATTCCGTTGGCTTTCATGAACGGCATTACGCCGCCCATCACCAACTTTGCCAGCGCTGGCGACAAATGCGACAAGTTCCCCGACAACCCCAACCTCTTGAAGTGCCCCGAGATTGA GGCCGACATCAAGACTTGCCAGTCCAAGTACGGCAAGACACTTGTCCTGTCTCTCGGTGGCGCGACATACAGCCAAGGCGGCTGGggctcgacgggcgacgccgagagcGCGGCAGAGAGCCTATGGGCCATGTTCGGGCCCGTCCAGTCCGGCAGCAATGTCAACCGCCCCTTTGGCAGCGCCGTGGTAGACGGCTTCGATTTCGACTTTGAGTCGTCGACAAACAACCTGCCGGCCTTTGGCGCCAAGCTCCGGAGCCTCAtggacggcgcgggaggcaAGAAGTTCTACctgacggccgcgccgcagTGCGTGTTCCcggacgccgccgtcggctcgACGCTGGACGCCGTGGCCTTTGACTTCATCATGATCCAGTTCTACAACAACTGGTGCGGCGTGTCCAACTTCCAGGTGGGCTCCGAGACTCAAAACGCCTTCAACTTTGACGTCTGGGACAAGTGGGCCAAGGGCAGCAAGAACCCCAACgtcaaggcgctgctcggcATCCCCGCCAacacgggcgccggcgggggcTACACCAAcggcgagaagctcaaggctGCGATCCAGTATTGCAAAAAGTACagcagcttcggcggcgtcatgatGTGGGACATGTCGCAGCTCTGGGCCAACAacggcttcctcggcgaggtggcgggcgacctTGCGTAG